One window of Desulfobacterales bacterium genomic DNA carries:
- a CDS encoding acetyl ornithine aminotransferase family protein gives MPKKPTIKTKLPGPRAKKLIKLDKKYVSPSYTRVYPLVVDKAEGMWVHDVDGNTFLDFTAGIAVNATGHCHPQVVKAIQNQAEQLLHMSGTDFYYTPQIQLAEKLASVVPSNGSKRVYFGNSGAEAVEAAFKLARWHTKRELNIAFFGAFHGRTMGALSLTASKTVQKKHYNPFVPGITHIPYAYCYRCAYNLCYPDCDLFCVKWIEDTLFRTTVPPEEVAAIFIEPIQGEGGYIVPPPGFHKEMYRIAKKYGILYVADEVQSGMGRTGTMFAIEHFKAKADIIAIAKGIASGMPLGAMVAPAKIMNWEAGSHASTFGGNPISCQAAMATIELLEKGLMKNATAQGKRLMKGLHELQKTYECMGDVRGKGLMVGVEFVKDRETKAPATKWRPAIIRKAFEKGLLILGCGANSIRFCPALTVSAKEIDLGLTIFEEAVKEVAG, from the coding sequence ATGCCAAAGAAACCGACGATTAAAACGAAACTGCCGGGACCGCGCGCCAAAAAACTAATTAAACTGGATAAAAAATACGTTTCGCCATCTTACACCCGGGTTTACCCGCTGGTGGTTGATAAGGCCGAAGGCATGTGGGTTCATGATGTTGATGGCAACACTTTTCTGGACTTTACGGCCGGTATTGCCGTGAATGCCACCGGCCATTGTCATCCGCAAGTGGTGAAAGCCATTCAAAACCAGGCCGAGCAGCTGCTGCACATGTCCGGAACTGACTTTTACTACACGCCGCAGATTCAGCTGGCGGAGAAACTGGCATCCGTCGTTCCGAGCAATGGATCCAAACGGGTGTATTTTGGAAACTCGGGAGCAGAAGCTGTAGAAGCAGCGTTTAAACTGGCGCGCTGGCATACCAAACGCGAGCTGAATATCGCTTTTTTCGGTGCTTTTCATGGGCGTACCATGGGCGCTTTATCTTTGACAGCCAGCAAAACCGTTCAGAAAAAACACTATAACCCCTTTGTGCCCGGCATTACCCATATTCCGTATGCCTATTGCTATCGATGTGCCTACAATTTGTGCTATCCAGATTGCGACCTGTTCTGCGTCAAATGGATTGAAGATACCTTATTTCGCACCACCGTTCCGCCAGAGGAGGTGGCTGCCATATTTATCGAGCCCATCCAGGGTGAGGGCGGCTACATCGTTCCACCTCCGGGATTCCACAAGGAAATGTATCGCATCGCTAAAAAGTACGGGATCCTTTACGTTGCCGATGAAGTGCAGTCGGGCATGGGACGCACCGGTACGATGTTTGCCATCGAGCACTTCAAGGCCAAAGCCGACATTATCGCTATTGCCAAAGGGATTGCTTCCGGTATGCCGCTGGGCGCCATGGTCGCGCCGGCCAAGATTATGAACTGGGAGGCCGGCTCGCATGCGTCCACTTTCGGCGGTAATCCGATTTCATGCCAGGCTGCCATGGCAACCATTGAACTGCTGGAAAAGGGTTTGATGAAAAATGCCACTGCTCAGGGAAAACGGCTGATGAAGGGCCTGCACGAGCTCCAAAAGACCTATGAATGCATGGGAGATGTCCGCGGCAAAGGCCTGATGGTGGGGGTCGAATTTGTCAAAGACCGGGAGACCAAAGCGCCGGCCACCAAATGGCGGCCGGCCATCATTCGCAAGGCCTTTGAAAAAGGCCTGCTGATTTTAGGCTGCGGCGCAAACAGCATCCGGTTTTGCCCGGCGTTGACGGTCAGTGCTAAGGAAATCGATCTGGGGTTGACTATTTTTGAAGAGGCAGTCAAGGAAGTTGCCGGCTAA